A genomic region of Nostoc sp. UHCC 0702 contains the following coding sequences:
- a CDS encoding ABC transporter ATP-binding protein, with amino-acid sequence MRKKASQSKPFQRATDAPNLPATPFRFICHFVSHFRWWYVAMVILEALHAICGIMLPYAIGEIMRGVTRSIGDGRPILEVVSQPLILFAALSIGEVLFGRSSGLCHTILHPLHRQHVTRSLYAYLQHHSHRYLSSSFAGALAHRISETSMGVTQTLSMLINEFMPVVIVFGVSTVLLAHVHQGLAIFVGVWAVIFISTSFWLATRCRPYARQAAAARSKTAGMIVDSVTNLSSVQLFARLGFERRYLNEQLARELKDVRKSNWYSERVRWFQFVSAAVLKIGTLYYSLSLWSTGQIAVADFVMATSLSLLIISEARNLSRRFLEFFEHIGNVANGVFTIVQPHELVDRDGAIARSITKGRIEFRRVHFSYSANKKVFENLSVTIQPGQRVGLVGFSGSGKSSFVNLILRLFDAQSGQILIDGVDIRDMTQDALHAQISLIPQDPSLFHRTLLENIRYGRLDATDEEVIEAARQAYAHDFITQIKEGYDSLVGERGIKLSGGQRQRIAIARVILKDAPILILDEATSSLDSITEKAIQDTLDLAMNGKTVIVVAHRLSTIAHLDRILVFDQGRIVEDGTHTKLLALGGAYHRLWRMQAGGFLPVGA; translated from the coding sequence ATGAGGAAAAAGGCTAGCCAATCCAAACCCTTTCAACGTGCTACTGATGCGCCCAATTTACCAGCTACTCCATTCAGGTTCATTTGCCATTTTGTTAGTCATTTCCGATGGTGGTACGTGGCTATGGTTATTCTGGAAGCGCTTCATGCCATCTGTGGCATCATGTTACCTTACGCCATTGGCGAGATTATGCGGGGTGTGACTCGCTCTATCGGCGACGGTAGGCCAATCCTGGAAGTAGTAAGCCAACCCCTAATCCTGTTCGCGGCTTTGAGCATCGGTGAAGTGTTGTTCGGTCGTTCGTCAGGACTCTGCCATACTATCCTCCATCCTCTACACCGTCAGCATGTAACTAGATCCTTGTATGCCTACTTGCAGCATCATTCTCACCGCTATCTGAGCAGCAGTTTTGCTGGAGCGCTAGCCCATCGCATCAGCGAGACTTCTATGGGTGTCACACAGACATTATCAATGCTGATTAACGAATTTATGCCTGTTGTGATCGTGTTTGGAGTCTCTACTGTTTTGCTGGCTCACGTCCATCAAGGGCTTGCTATTTTCGTGGGAGTATGGGCAGTAATATTCATCAGTACTTCCTTTTGGCTGGCTACTCGCTGCCGACCTTATGCGCGCCAAGCCGCAGCCGCTAGAAGTAAGACAGCAGGCATGATCGTTGATTCTGTGACTAATCTTAGCAGTGTCCAGTTGTTCGCCCGTCTGGGTTTTGAAAGACGATATTTGAATGAGCAATTGGCACGAGAACTAAAAGATGTGAGAAAATCCAATTGGTATTCTGAGCGAGTCCGCTGGTTTCAGTTCGTGTCAGCAGCAGTACTGAAAATCGGCACATTATATTACTCGCTCTCACTTTGGAGTACTGGGCAGATTGCTGTTGCTGATTTTGTGATGGCTACTAGCCTTTCACTGTTAATCATTAGTGAAGCGCGCAATTTGAGCCGACGCTTTCTGGAATTTTTTGAACATATCGGTAATGTTGCCAATGGTGTCTTCACTATCGTTCAACCCCACGAATTGGTTGACCGGGATGGAGCGATCGCACGTTCAATCACCAAGGGTCGCATTGAGTTTCGCCGAGTGCATTTTAGCTACTCGGCCAATAAAAAAGTGTTTGAAAATCTTTCTGTCACCATTCAACCGGGTCAGCGTGTAGGATTGGTGGGCTTTTCTGGTTCTGGAAAATCCAGCTTCGTCAATCTGATTTTGCGTCTGTTCGATGCACAATCTGGACAGATTTTAATTGATGGGGTTGATATTCGAGATATGACTCAAGATGCCCTCCACGCTCAGATTAGCTTGATTCCTCAAGATCCATCTCTGTTCCACCGGACATTGCTAGAAAATATTCGTTACGGGCGGTTGGATGCAACCGATGAGGAAGTCATCGAAGCCGCACGCCAAGCTTATGCTCACGATTTCATCACCCAGATTAAAGAGGGTTATGATTCTTTGGTGGGTGAACGCGGTATCAAACTGTCGGGGGGTCAAAGACAGCGTATTGCGATCGCTCGCGTTATCCTCAAAGACGCACCGATTCTGATTTTGGATGAAGCCACTTCTAGCCTTGATTCGATCACCGAAAAAGCAATCCAGGATACCCTAGATTTAGCGATGAATGGGAAAACGGTGATCGTGGTAGCTCATCGGCTGTCAACCATCGCCCACCTAGACCGGATTTTGGTATTTGACCAAGGCCGCATTGTCGAAGATGGCACCCACACTAAACTGCTGGCACTCGGCGGTGCTTACCACAGGTTATGGAGAATGCAGGCTGGTGGATTCCTACCTGTAGGAGCATAA
- a CDS encoding aliphatic sulfonate ABC transporter substrate-binding protein — protein MIKRRRFLNVATSGLCGFSMAYLLGSCSQQSQQNVSNSTTNLSSLAIKTKVLRMGYQSAGDLFRNRKVLEKRLEPLGIKVEWAQFVQGPQLMEGMAAGRVDVGSVGETPPIFAQVAGSDLVYVVGTQRNQRTGTSSVIAVPPESPLKKFEDIKGQEVYFQKGSASHYFILRALQSIGLTIKDIKIKSIPTIEARAAFLEGRIPVWMTGDPHYAIAQKMGRIRVLRDSVGLDSPGGYYIADRKFAEENPGLLKIIIEELQALDQWAETHRDEVAKLMITEQKLDADVVARVMSRRTFVGRRGLSPALIVEQQRVADLFFQEGVIPKKINIKDALLPPDVYAAITPPEIMV, from the coding sequence ATGATTAAACGCCGTCGTTTTCTCAATGTTGCTACATCAGGTCTATGTGGTTTTTCTATGGCATATCTGTTAGGAAGTTGTAGCCAACAAAGCCAACAGAATGTGTCAAACAGTACTACTAATCTAAGTTCCCTCGCTATCAAAACTAAAGTTCTAAGGATGGGATACCAAAGTGCGGGGGATCTGTTCAGAAATCGCAAAGTCTTAGAGAAACGCTTGGAGCCATTGGGGATTAAGGTGGAATGGGCACAATTTGTCCAAGGGCCCCAACTGATGGAAGGAATGGCTGCGGGAAGAGTTGACGTGGGATCAGTAGGAGAAACGCCACCAATTTTTGCCCAAGTTGCTGGGTCAGACTTGGTTTATGTCGTCGGTACACAAAGAAACCAAAGGACAGGGACAAGTAGTGTGATTGCCGTACCTCCAGAGTCTCCACTCAAAAAATTTGAGGATATCAAGGGGCAAGAAGTTTATTTTCAAAAAGGCTCGGCATCGCACTATTTTATTCTCAGAGCCTTGCAATCAATCGGCTTGACCATCAAAGATATTAAAATCAAAAGTATACCGACTATCGAGGCACGTGCTGCTTTTCTTGAAGGTAGAATTCCTGTTTGGATGACAGGCGATCCTCACTACGCGATCGCCCAAAAAATGGGTAGGATTCGAGTCCTTAGAGATTCTGTTGGGCTAGATTCTCCTGGTGGCTATTATATTGCTGACAGAAAGTTTGCCGAAGAAAATCCTGGCTTACTAAAAATTATCATTGAAGAGCTGCAAGCTCTTGATCAGTGGGCGGAGACCCATCGAGACGAAGTGGCCAAGTTGATGATTACTGAACAAAAGCTCGATGCAGATGTGGTAGCACGGGTAATGTCTCGTCGTACTTTTGTAGGACGCAGGGGTCTCAGCCCTGCACTGATCGTGGAACAACAACGTGTGGCAGATTTGTTTTTCCAAGAAGGTGTAATACCAAAGAAAATCAACATCAAAGATGCGTTACTTCCACCTGATGTTTATGCTGCAATCACACCACCAGAAATTATGGTCTAG
- a CDS encoding NAD(P)/FAD-dependent oxidoreductase, with translation MTTTTDPDFGAREALRLIGPDPDNWVPDRPGVDHNVTVVGGSGSGSTFAFALRRAGIGRVTVIDAAEDEAHAGVWLTRARMNKLRTPKNLPGPELGIPALSFQAWYEARHGVEAYAAIDRIPRLLWAEYLSWYRQFLGIAVRYGTRLVRVEPTEGFFRLHLEVNGVRQVETTRKIIFANGVAGTGGPYIPPVLADLPRRLYAHTADPIDFEALRGKTVAVLGAAASAFDAAGVALESGAKAVHLFARRSAIASVPVIRLRGYPGAYYNYPQLPDAARWFQAWRFRQVGSTPPADAIERVLAFPNFHLHLLAPWRSAHEQSDRIVAQVNDDVFEFDFAIAGTGYFVDPTKRPELADFAQHIALWRDRYEPPTDQLDDELGTHPYLGNAHEYQEKIPGSAPYLKDIHVFNPAGFVSFGLPIGDVPSIRRDVPAVVSRISHDLFFADWTLHEARITSDNIAPDFDASLYTAAVWKQPATAAIS, from the coding sequence ATGACAACAACGACTGACCCCGATTTTGGTGCCCGCGAGGCCCTGCGCCTAATCGGCCCCGATCCCGACAACTGGGTGCCTGATCGCCCAGGTGTTGACCACAATGTCACGGTAGTGGGTGGCAGTGGCAGCGGCAGTACCTTTGCATTTGCGCTACGGCGCGCCGGCATCGGCCGTGTGACGGTTATCGATGCAGCTGAGGACGAAGCCCATGCCGGTGTGTGGCTCACACGAGCGCGTATGAACAAACTACGCACGCCGAAGAATCTGCCTGGCCCCGAACTGGGTATTCCGGCGCTATCGTTCCAGGCTTGGTATGAGGCACGGCACGGTGTGGAAGCTTACGCAGCAATTGACCGCATCCCACGGTTGTTGTGGGCTGAGTATTTAAGTTGGTATCGGCAGTTTCTGGGTATTGCGGTTCGCTATGGCACAAGATTAGTACGGGTCGAGCCGACTGAAGGTTTCTTTCGTCTGCACCTTGAAGTAAACGGTGTCCGCCAGGTGGAAACCACGCGCAAGATTATCTTCGCCAACGGTGTAGCGGGTACTGGTGGCCCATACATACCGCCAGTACTGGCTGATTTACCGCGTAGGCTGTATGCCCACACCGCCGATCCCATCGACTTCGAGGCACTGCGTGGTAAGACTGTGGCGGTTTTGGGTGCTGCGGCTTCTGCCTTTGATGCGGCAGGGGTGGCTCTTGAATCGGGAGCGAAGGCGGTGCATCTGTTTGCGCGGCGCTCAGCGATCGCATCTGTGCCAGTAATTCGCTTGCGCGGCTACCCTGGCGCTTATTACAACTATCCACAACTGCCTGATGCGGCTCGCTGGTTCCAGGCTTGGCGCTTTCGTCAAGTTGGATCTACACCACCAGCAGACGCCATAGAACGGGTGCTGGCGTTCCCCAACTTCCACCTGCACCTGTTAGCACCGTGGAGATCCGCCCACGAACAAAGCGATCGCATTGTGGCCCAAGTCAACGATGATGTTTTCGAGTTTGATTTTGCCATTGCCGGTACCGGTTACTTCGTTGATCCAACAAAGCGTCCTGAACTAGCCGACTTTGCCCAGCACATAGCCCTGTGGCGCGATCGCTACGAGCCACCGACCGACCAGCTTGACGACGAACTAGGGACACACCCCTACCTCGGCAATGCCCACGAATACCAGGAAAAGATACCTGGCAGCGCACCTTATCTGAAAGACATCCACGTCTTCAACCCGGCTGGTTTCGTCAGCTTTGGACTGCCCATAGGTGATGTGCCCAGCATCCGGCGCGACGTGCCGGCAGTGGTATCACGCATCAGCCACGACTTGTTCTTTGCCGACTGGACGCTGCATGAAGCCCGCATCACTAGCGACAACATCGCGCCCGACTTCGATGCCTCGCTGTACACAGCCGCAGTGTGGAAACAGCCAGCTACAGCGGCGATTAGCTAA
- a CDS encoding PRC-barrel domain-containing protein: MTSEQIIRRSDILNTQVITRDNGKRLGIVSQVWVDIDQREVVALGLRDSLISISGLPRYMYLNNINQIGDVILVDNEDVIEDIEVEALSNLINWEVITETGEVLGRVRGFKFNGETGKIYSIVIASLGVPQIPDQFLSTYEFSVDEIVSTGPNRLIVFEGAEERVNQLTVGFLERLGIGKAPWERDAEEEYGYSPPKATSADKQLPSGVPLQPPQPRVRTPEPVAREEEWNEDYIEEERPRREVMRAQPYESIRYEEEEEEDNWSDETGRDRYQPKYEPQPYSKPYTNDYDDYDDVDGDAWEDAPKPVNIPKKVKERQPEYEEEGGY, encoded by the coding sequence ATGACCTCTGAACAGATAATTAGGCGTTCCGACATATTAAATACCCAGGTGATTACCCGCGACAATGGCAAGCGCCTAGGGATCGTGAGTCAAGTTTGGGTAGATATAGATCAAAGGGAGGTTGTGGCTCTTGGTTTGCGAGACAGCCTGATCTCTATTTCGGGTCTGCCACGCTACATGTACCTCAACAACATCAACCAAATTGGCGATGTCATTTTGGTTGATAATGAAGATGTAATAGAAGATATTGAAGTTGAAGCTCTCAGCAACCTGATTAACTGGGAAGTAATCACAGAAACAGGTGAAGTCTTAGGCAGAGTCCGGGGCTTTAAGTTCAATGGTGAAACTGGTAAGATTTACTCTATAGTTATTGCTTCTCTGGGCGTACCGCAAATTCCCGACCAGTTTTTGAGTACCTATGAGTTCTCGGTGGATGAAATTGTCAGCACTGGCCCCAATAGATTGATTGTGTTTGAGGGAGCCGAAGAACGAGTAAACCAGTTGACAGTTGGTTTCCTGGAACGTCTTGGTATTGGCAAAGCGCCTTGGGAACGAGATGCAGAAGAAGAATATGGCTATAGTCCGCCTAAAGCAACTTCAGCTGACAAACAACTGCCCAGTGGAGTCCCATTACAGCCACCCCAGCCGAGAGTCCGCACCCCTGAACCCGTAGCACGGGAAGAGGAGTGGAATGAAGATTATATCGAAGAAGAAAGACCACGGCGCGAAGTGATGAGGGCGCAGCCGTATGAGTCCATTCGCTACGAAGAAGAGGAAGAAGAAGATAATTGGAGTGATGAAACCGGTAGGGACAGGTATCAACCGAAATATGAACCCCAACCCTATAGCAAGCCATACACTAACGATTACGATGATTATGACGATGTAGATGGTGATGCTTGGGAAGATGCGCCAAAACCGGTGAATATTCCTAAGAAAGTCAAAGAAAGACAGCCAGAATACGAAGAGGAAGGCGGTTATTAA
- a CDS encoding dienelactone hydrolase family protein: MPVEQRSYDTSNGSLPYLFAPVSDDASQPAPLVLFLHGGRDRGTDLNVLLKWGLPRFVDSSNSLPYFFAAPQIPEGQTWVDRQSDAIALLDDLITSHPIDASRVILSGFSLGTAGAWQIAASHPGRFAGLVAVSGRVPKTLEQTQLAALKDIPIQIFQGGQDKNLSVEDAQHIVDTLRGLGGTVDLTVLPEGDHFIADQVYGDPKLQQWLVSQSRRASVAV; this comes from the coding sequence ATGCCCGTCGAACAACGCTCATACGACACCAGCAATGGTTCCTTGCCTTATCTTTTCGCCCCTGTATCTGATGATGCTAGTCAACCAGCGCCTCTGGTGCTGTTTCTGCACGGAGGACGCGATCGCGGCACTGATCTGAATGTGCTGTTGAAATGGGGTCTACCTCGTTTTGTGGATTCATCTAACTCGTTACCTTATTTCTTCGCCGCACCCCAAATTCCTGAAGGACAGACCTGGGTGGATCGACAGTCAGATGCGATCGCTTTGCTCGATGATCTCATCACGTCTCACCCCATCGATGCGTCACGTGTGATCTTGTCCGGGTTCAGCTTAGGTACGGCTGGGGCTTGGCAGATCGCAGCTTCCCATCCTGGTCGTTTCGCTGGTCTAGTAGCAGTGTCTGGTCGTGTACCCAAGACATTAGAACAAACCCAACTAGCTGCACTCAAGGATATTCCCATCCAGATATTCCAAGGCGGACAGGATAAAAACCTGTCTGTTGAGGATGCACAGCATATTGTCGATACCTTGCGCGGACTGGGGGGAACAGTAGATTTGACTGTGCTACCTGAAGGTGATCATTTTATTGCAGATCAGGTATACGGCGACCCGAAATTGCAACAGTGGCTAGTATCACAAAGCCGTCGCGCTTCTGTAGCTGTCTAA
- the smc gene encoding chromosome segregation protein SMC, whose amino-acid sequence MVHVKRVELTNFKSFGGTTQVPLLSGFTVISGPNGSGKSNILDALLFCLGLASSKGMRADRLPDLVNNTQTAKGRSSIEASVTVTFDLSDVSSQLSVVSSSEESIQDQHKADLQIQDKHRAEQQSAVNGHQSTITEWSVTRKLRVTHQGTYTSNYYINGTACTLTELHEQLNNLRIYPEGYNVVLQGDVTSIISMNAKERREIIDELAGVAAFDRKIHQAKNTLDEVKEKEDSCRIIETELTAQRDRLSQDKAKAEKYQKLRTEFLAKQSWEAVLSWRSLQAQLEKLVGDIQSGDRNFGELTTQLTTLNSQIAEKTAELEQLNAHVKALGEEELLAVQSTLATQEAERKQLQRQQTELTTAATETAKRLAQQALLIQQHQHSLGEIAQAQTVERQSIVYCQQQTDEGRQALSNSREAAAEIASASEAWVQQQTAFNRQIETLLQTLEPQRTEQAQLQERNHQLQQLIQEQTQLIATLEPELAEKQAECNRVETEFNTSSEPIQNLAQNLAATEQELQIQQETQKRLLQEQREKQRTLDKLEAQAQAQQEVQGTQASKVILQSGMPGVCGLVVQLGRVEPRFQLALEIAAGGRLGHIVVEDDGIAAAGIELLKQKRAGRATFLPLNKISAPKFTQDATLRLAHGFINYAVNLIDCDRRYKDVFSYVFGNTVVFSTLEAARKNLGIYRIVTLEGELLETSGAMTGGSNTQRSSLRFGNAEAAESEEVAALKSRLVDIERVLERCTEAIANLSTRTKQLTQELTEARQTRREQQLQLEQLQKDIKSLTAQLQGTRSQLSQNSEKFATAQSRLEILDRELPGQENQLQQLRHALAELEASQTPSEWQQIQASIKNQEQELQQRETALREAEQRLKNLENQQQRLQERIQEAEVRIAQYHDEQETQQNQITALGTQHATLSNQIAETRVKLSEMEQNLGEEKQKRDATELELRSHLLRQQQLEWELEKLQQTQMKRREELVTLQSQLRDLAAELPEPLPEVPDQVDLEELQKELRSLSKRLQAMEPVNMLALEEYERTQNRLQELSQKLQTLEGERTELLLRIENFTTLRQLAFREAFDAVNENFQSIFATLSEGDGYLQLENPEDPFSSGLNLVAHPKGKPVQRLASMSGGEKSLTALSFIFALQRYRPSPFYAFDEVDMFLDGANVERLAKMIKQQAKQAQFIVVSLRRPMIESAERTIGVTQARGAYTQVLGIKLQSSNTSA is encoded by the coding sequence ATGGTACATGTTAAGCGTGTGGAACTTACCAATTTCAAGTCCTTCGGTGGTACTACCCAAGTCCCTTTGCTATCTGGGTTTACTGTCATATCTGGGCCAAATGGTTCTGGTAAATCTAATATTTTAGATGCACTGCTATTTTGCCTGGGACTCGCCAGTTCTAAGGGAATGCGAGCCGATCGCTTACCGGATTTGGTAAATAACACCCAAACTGCTAAAGGACGTTCTTCTATTGAAGCTAGCGTCACGGTGACGTTTGATTTGTCGGATGTCAGTAGTCAGTTGTCAGTTGTCAGTAGTAGCGAAGAATCTATACAAGATCAGCACAAAGCTGATTTACAGATACAAGATAAACACCGAGCCGAACAACAGTCAGCGGTCAACGGTCATCAGTCAACAATCACAGAATGGAGTGTAACTAGGAAACTGCGAGTTACACACCAAGGAACTTATACGTCGAATTACTATATTAATGGTACAGCTTGTACGCTCACGGAATTACATGAGCAATTAAATAATCTGCGGATTTATCCTGAAGGCTATAATGTTGTGCTGCAAGGGGATGTCACCAGTATTATCTCGATGAATGCAAAAGAACGTCGGGAAATTATTGATGAGTTGGCGGGGGTGGCGGCGTTCGATCGCAAGATTCACCAAGCGAAAAATACTTTAGATGAGGTCAAGGAAAAGGAAGATAGCTGTCGGATTATTGAGACAGAATTAACTGCACAGCGCGATCGCCTTTCTCAAGATAAAGCCAAGGCGGAGAAATATCAAAAGCTTCGCACGGAATTTCTCGCAAAACAATCTTGGGAAGCTGTTTTATCATGGCGTTCTTTGCAAGCACAGCTTGAAAAGTTAGTCGGTGATATTCAATCAGGCGATCGCAATTTTGGCGAACTCACAACCCAACTCACCACCCTAAATTCCCAAATCGCCGAAAAAACTGCCGAACTCGAACAACTCAATGCCCATGTGAAAGCATTGGGAGAAGAGGAATTGTTAGCGGTACAATCTACCCTCGCCACCCAAGAAGCAGAACGTAAACAACTCCAGCGCCAGCAAACGGAGTTAACCACAGCTGCTACTGAAACTGCTAAGCGTCTGGCGCAACAAGCGCTCTTAATCCAACAACACCAACATTCTTTAGGTGAGATTGCTCAAGCACAAACAGTAGAAAGGCAATCTATTGTTTATTGTCAACAGCAAACAGATGAGGGGCGACAAGCGCTTTCTAATTCCCGCGAAGCAGCCGCAGAAATTGCCTCAGCTTCCGAAGCTTGGGTGCAGCAACAAACAGCATTCAACCGTCAAATTGAGACTTTGCTGCAAACTCTCGAACCACAACGCACCGAACAAGCACAACTGCAAGAACGGAATCACCAATTACAACAACTGATTCAGGAGCAAACCCAGCTAATTGCCACTTTGGAACCTGAATTAGCAGAAAAACAAGCTGAATGTAATCGAGTTGAAACAGAATTTAACACATCTAGCGAACCCATCCAAAACTTAGCTCAAAACCTCGCCGCTACAGAACAAGAACTGCAAATCCAACAAGAAACCCAAAAGCGCCTTTTGCAGGAACAGCGGGAAAAACAACGCACTTTGGATAAACTAGAAGCACAAGCTCAAGCACAGCAAGAAGTGCAAGGTACCCAAGCTAGCAAAGTCATCTTGCAATCGGGAATGCCTGGTGTTTGTGGGTTAGTTGTACAGTTAGGAAGGGTAGAACCGCGCTTTCAATTAGCTTTGGAAATTGCAGCTGGCGGACGTTTAGGACACATTGTGGTAGAAGATGATGGCATAGCCGCCGCCGGAATTGAACTGTTGAAACAAAAACGGGCGGGGAGAGCAACCTTTTTACCGCTGAATAAAATTTCTGCGCCTAAATTTACTCAAGATGCAACACTGCGGTTGGCTCACGGATTTATTAATTATGCTGTGAATTTAATCGATTGCGATCGCCGCTATAAAGATGTATTCAGCTACGTTTTTGGTAACACGGTGGTATTTTCCACTCTGGAGGCGGCGCGGAAAAACTTAGGAATCTATCGCATTGTCACCTTAGAAGGGGAATTGTTAGAAACTAGCGGGGCCATGACTGGCGGTAGTAATACCCAGCGTTCGTCGTTGCGGTTTGGCAATGCGGAAGCCGCAGAATCAGAGGAAGTCGCCGCTTTAAAAAGTCGCTTGGTGGATATTGAGCGAGTTTTAGAACGTTGTACCGAAGCGATCGCTAATTTGTCAACCAGGACGAAACAACTAACGCAAGAACTCACAGAAGCACGACAAACACGGCGAGAACAGCAGTTACAATTGGAACAGTTGCAAAAAGATATTAAGAGTTTGACAGCACAGTTGCAAGGGACGCGATCGCAACTTTCTCAAAACAGCGAAAAGTTCGCCACGGCTCAATCTCGTTTAGAAATTTTGGATCGGGAATTACCAGGACAAGAAAATCAACTGCAACAATTGCGACATGCTTTGGCAGAGTTAGAAGCCTCCCAAACTCCCAGTGAATGGCAGCAAATCCAGGCAAGCATTAAAAATCAAGAGCAAGAATTGCAACAACGGGAGACAGCATTACGGGAAGCAGAACAAAGATTAAAAAATTTGGAAAATCAGCAGCAGCGGCTGCAAGAGAGAATCCAAGAAGCAGAAGTGCGAATTGCCCAGTATCATGATGAGCAAGAAACCCAGCAAAATCAAATAACTGCCCTGGGCACTCAGCACGCAACACTCAGCAATCAAATCGCTGAAACCCGTGTGAAGTTGAGTGAAATGGAACAGAATTTAGGAGAAGAAAAACAAAAACGCGACGCCACAGAACTTGAATTGCGATCGCATCTTCTACGCCAGCAACAATTGGAATGGGAATTAGAAAAACTCCAACAAACTCAGATGAAGCGACGGGAGGAATTAGTAACCTTACAAAGTCAGTTGCGGGATCTAGCAGCAGAATTACCTGAACCTTTGCCAGAGGTGCCAGATCAAGTAGACTTGGAAGAATTGCAAAAAGAATTGCGATCGCTCAGCAAACGCTTACAGGCGATGGAACCAGTGAATATGCTGGCTTTGGAAGAATACGAACGCACCCAAAACCGCCTTCAGGAACTTTCCCAAAAATTGCAGACACTAGAAGGAGAACGCACTGAATTACTTTTGCGGATTGAAAACTTTACAACATTACGGCAACTTGCTTTTAGAGAAGCTTTCGATGCTGTCAATGAAAACTTTCAGTCGATTTTTGCCACCCTTTCCGAGGGCGACGGCTACCTGCAACTGGAAAATCCGGAAGATCCCTTTAGCAGTGGATTAAATTTAGTCGCACATCCCAAAGGTAAACCTGTACAGCGGCTAGCTTCCATGTCCGGGGGAGAAAAATCACTCACAGCCTTAAGCTTTATTTTTGCCTTACAACGCTACCGCCCATCCCCATTTTATGCATTTGACGAAGTGGATATGTTTTTAGATGGGGCAAATGTAGAACGATTAGCTAAAATGATTAAACAACAGGCAAAACAAGCGCAATTTATAGTTGTGAGTTTGCGTCGTCCGATGATAGAATCAGCCGAACGCACAATTGGCGTTACTCAAGCAAGGGGAGCCTATACCCAAGTTTTGGGTATTAAGTTACAATCGTCCAATACATCTGCTTGA
- a CDS encoding aldo/keto reductase, producing the protein MTLPTTKLGKTGLTVSRLSLGTMTFGLQTDEETSRVILDTAADAGINFLDTADVYPLGGGLSTAGRTEEIVGRWLKGKREHFILATKCVGRVGPAPWDQGASRKHILDAIDASLKRLGTDYVDLYQLHSDDASTPFDETLEALDTVVRAGKVRYIGVSNFLAYRLSRALGRADVLSLTRFVSIQPRYNLLFREIERELLPLAKEEGLGVIPYNPLAGGLLTGKHSLAQGPTSGTRFTLGAAAERYQERYWRDREFNTVEELRTVADLAGLSLTTLALAWVLANPIITAPIIGASRPEQLADTLKAVEVKLDDNLKQKLDDLTAEYRRGDSLR; encoded by the coding sequence ATGACGTTACCAACCACTAAGCTCGGTAAAACCGGATTGACCGTTTCGCGTCTCTCTCTCGGTACCATGACCTTTGGATTGCAAACCGATGAAGAAACTTCCAGGGTCATCCTCGATACCGCCGCTGATGCTGGCATCAACTTTTTGGATACAGCCGACGTTTATCCGCTGGGCGGCGGACTTAGCACTGCTGGACGTACTGAAGAAATCGTTGGGCGCTGGCTTAAAGGCAAACGCGAACATTTTATCCTAGCTACCAAGTGTGTAGGTCGAGTCGGCCCTGCACCTTGGGATCAGGGTGCTTCGCGCAAACACATTCTTGATGCGATCGATGCTTCCCTAAAAAGGCTGGGAACCGATTATGTTGACCTGTATCAATTACACTCTGACGATGCTTCAACGCCTTTTGATGAAACCTTAGAAGCACTGGATACGGTGGTTCGTGCTGGCAAAGTACGCTACATCGGGGTTTCTAACTTTTTAGCCTATAGACTCAGCCGCGCCTTGGGTCGCGCTGATGTGCTTTCTTTAACTCGCTTCGTCTCGATTCAGCCCCGCTACAATCTGTTGTTCCGCGAAATTGAGCGAGAACTATTACCCCTAGCGAAAGAAGAAGGATTGGGTGTAATTCCTTACAATCCCTTGGCAGGTGGTCTACTCACGGGTAAACATAGTCTGGCTCAAGGGCCTACATCAGGCACCCGTTTTACGCTGGGTGCTGCCGCAGAACGTTATCAAGAGCGTTACTGGCGCGATCGCGAATTCAATACTGTCGAGGAATTACGCACAGTGGCGGATCTGGCTGGATTGTCGCTCACCACCCTAGCATTAGCTTGGGTTCTGGCAAATCCGATTATCACTGCCCCCATCATTGGCGCTAGTCGCCCAGAACAACTGGCTGATACCCTCAAGGCTGTGGAAGTAAAACTTGACGACAATTTGAAACAAAAACTAGACGACCTCACCGCTGAATACCGTAGGGGAGATTCTCTGCGTTAG